In Phycisphaerales bacterium, the genomic window GGCCATCAGCATTCATGACCTTGCCCGCACGGTGGTCGAGATTCTGGGTTCCCAGTCGACCATCGTGCGCGTTCCCTACGACGAGGCGTATGGGCCCGGCTTCGAAGACTTGCAGCGACGCGTGCCAGACCTCACGCGCCTGAGGGCCGCAATCGCCTTTGAGCCCGAGCATGATCTCGCCGACACGATCCGTGCAGTAGCCGAGGCGATGGGGCCGGCCGGGGTGAGCCCGTGAGCCTTCTTGCCGCCATGACCACCTTCGGGCTGCCGCCGATCGATCCGGGCATGTTTGCCGAGCCCTCAGCGGGTGCTGCACCAGAGGCGAGCGAGCTTGCTACGTCGGGTTTGGCGATCTTTCATCGCTTCATCTGGGTATTCGTAGCGGCGTTCGCGATCACGATCATCGCCACGCCGATCGTCCGCCGAATCGCGCTCGCCGCGGGCATCATCGACCGCCCCAGCGATCCCCGAAAGGTCCATCGCGTGCCTGTGGCCTACTTGGGCGGGCTGGCGGTGTTCATGGGCATCATGGGAGGTACGCTGGTCAGTTACCTCGGGACGGCGTGGGGCGATCTGGCAGTGGTCTATCCCAGCGAGCACATGATCGACGGTGAGTACCACGCCGTCGTGCCCATCAGCGTCCTCCTAGGCATGGCCGTCATTACGGTCGTGGGCCTGCTGGACGACGCGATTGGTATCCGTCCCGGGCTGAAGATCAGCGGCCAGCTCGTTGCTGCGGCGGCGCTGGCGATCGAGAACGTGGGCGTCCGCGTCGCCCAAGGCGTGCTGCGCCCGGTGGGCGAAGCACTGGTCAGCCTGGGCGTGCTGGGCAACAGCGATCTGATCTTCTACGTGCCGATCCCGGGCCTCGAGGCTCCGATCCAGTTAGATCTGGTGTATTGGGCGGGGGCCGGCGTCATCGCGGTGTTCGTCATCGGCGCCTGCAATGCGGCGAACCTCATCGATGGGCTCGATGGCTTGCTGACCGGGACGACCACGATCACCATCGTCGGGCTGACGATCCTGGCCCTCTCACTGATGGTCATCGACCAGGGGCCACGCGACGCCCAGCGTCTGGTGATGTGCCTGGCGGTGCTGGGGGCCTGCATGGGCTTCTTGCCGCACAACTTCAACCCTGCCTCGATCTTCCTGGGCGATTGCGGCTCGATGTTATTGGGTTATTGCACCATCGTGATCATCCTGACGCTGGGGGACATGGGCCAGACGCACCTCGTGCTGGCCGGGCTGATGATGTTCGCCGTCCCGATCATCGACAGCGTGCTGGCCATCGTTCGCCGACGGATGAGCGGCAAGAGCATTACCGATGCGGACGACCAGCACCTGCACCACATGCTCAAGCGGGCCTTGGGCGTCAAGGGGGCGGTGCTGGCGTTGTACGGCATTACGGCCTGCTTCACGGCCCTGGGCCTGGCCATGAGCCTCAGCCGGGCCCGGGTGGTCTATGCCCTGGCGCTTATTGTCATCTGCTACGTGGGCGTGACGGCGATCAAGATCAGCCGCCGGCAATACCTCGAGAATCAGGCATCGCTGGCCATCGATGCGGCCAACCGCCCCAAGCGATCCGCCTCCTGAGGCTCGGCCGCAAACCCGAGCAGACGGGCGACATCGAGGCGATAGAATCGCGCGATGGATAGCGCACCGCACGGCCAGAATCTCGCACCGAATGGGCAGCCGAGCCAGAGCAGGCCGCCCAGGGTGTTCGCGTTGATGAACCAGAAGGGTGGCGTGGGAAAGTCCACGACGGCGGTAAACCTCGCCGCCGCGCTCGCCCGGCTGGGCAAGCGAGTGCTGCTGGTCGACCTGGATCCCCAGG contains:
- a CDS encoding MraY family glycosyltransferase translates to MSLLAAMTTFGLPPIDPGMFAEPSAGAAPEASELATSGLAIFHRFIWVFVAAFAITIIATPIVRRIALAAGIIDRPSDPRKVHRVPVAYLGGLAVFMGIMGGTLVSYLGTAWGDLAVVYPSEHMIDGEYHAVVPISVLLGMAVITVVGLLDDAIGIRPGLKISGQLVAAAALAIENVGVRVAQGVLRPVGEALVSLGVLGNSDLIFYVPIPGLEAPIQLDLVYWAGAGVIAVFVIGACNAANLIDGLDGLLTGTTTITIVGLTILALSLMVIDQGPRDAQRLVMCLAVLGACMGFLPHNFNPASIFLGDCGSMLLGYCTIVIILTLGDMGQTHLVLAGLMMFAVPIIDSVLAIVRRRMSGKSITDADDQHLHHMLKRALGVKGAVLALYGITACFTALGLAMSLSRARVVYALALIVICYVGVTAIKISRRQYLENQASLAIDAANRPKRSAS